The Sorangiineae bacterium MSr11367 genome window below encodes:
- a CDS encoding amylo-alpha-1,6-glucosidase → METIRIEDRWYVLATSSRTDDRTWVLKNGETFAVFDRFGDIQPIGTGEQGLYHQGTRFLSQLELRLNGQRPMLLGSSVKQDNSLLTVDVTTPDLYVAEQLEVLKGTVHVFRAALLSESACHQRLRIVNYCQRRIALQVTLLFAADYADIFEVRGVRRARRGDDLSPMHTEDRMVLAYRGLDGITRSTEIACSPAPTHLTADRIEYALQLEPHETVELNASIACEPNVRPPRAPSAHVHFATVRESAEKAVQEARARGCAVETSNAQFNDCLQRASADLVMLTAGNPETAYPYAGVPWYSTPFGRDGILTALEYLWVDPSMARGVLSYLASTQAREEAPEQDAEPGKVLHETRKGELAALGEIPFGRYYGTVDATPLFVVLAGAYHRRTGDLEFLRGLWPNVERALAWIEEYGDLDGDGFVEYQRKSAKGLAQQGWKDSEDSVFHQDGSAAEGPIALAEVQGYVYKAKVRAADLAHALGHTARAVALRSEALQLRTQFDHAFWCEDLGTFALALDGAKRPCRVRTSNAGQVLWSGIAHPEHAERAGKTLLEPASFSGWGVRTLAKGEARYNPMSYHNGSIWPHDNALIAMGLARYGFKDKTQRLLGALFDASMFMDLHRLPELFCGFARRPNEGPTLYPVACSPQAWASASVFYLLQACLGLSFRPTPNPDRPRLYFDHPRLPAFLNRVEIRRLRVGNATVDIDLQRHARDVGVNVLRKDGDVEVSVTL, encoded by the coding sequence ATGGAAACCATACGAATCGAAGACCGGTGGTACGTGCTGGCAACCTCGTCACGCACCGACGACCGCACATGGGTGTTGAAGAACGGTGAGACCTTCGCCGTGTTCGATCGGTTCGGCGACATTCAGCCGATCGGAACAGGAGAACAGGGGCTCTACCATCAGGGCACGCGGTTTCTCTCCCAGCTCGAGCTGCGGTTGAACGGGCAGAGGCCCATGCTTCTGGGCTCCAGCGTCAAGCAGGACAACAGCCTGCTCACCGTCGACGTCACCACGCCCGATCTGTATGTGGCGGAGCAGCTCGAGGTGCTCAAGGGCACGGTGCACGTGTTCCGAGCCGCGTTGCTCAGCGAGTCGGCGTGCCATCAAAGGCTGCGCATCGTCAACTACTGCCAACGGCGCATCGCGCTGCAGGTGACGCTGCTTTTTGCGGCCGACTACGCTGACATTTTCGAAGTGCGCGGAGTGAGGCGCGCACGCCGTGGTGACGACTTGAGCCCCATGCACACGGAGGACCGCATGGTTCTGGCCTACCGCGGCCTCGACGGCATCACGCGCAGTACGGAAATCGCGTGTTCGCCGGCGCCGACGCATTTGACCGCCGATCGGATCGAATACGCGCTGCAGCTGGAACCGCACGAGACCGTCGAGCTCAATGCAAGCATCGCTTGCGAACCCAACGTGCGCCCGCCGCGCGCGCCCTCGGCGCACGTGCACTTCGCAACGGTGCGGGAGAGCGCAGAGAAGGCAGTTCAAGAGGCGCGCGCACGCGGCTGTGCGGTGGAGACGTCGAATGCGCAATTCAACGATTGCCTCCAGCGGGCAAGCGCAGATTTGGTGATGCTCACCGCGGGGAATCCCGAAACGGCGTATCCCTATGCCGGGGTGCCCTGGTACAGCACGCCGTTCGGACGCGACGGCATCCTCACCGCGCTCGAATACCTCTGGGTAGATCCGTCCATGGCGAGGGGCGTGCTTTCCTACCTGGCCTCGACGCAAGCGCGCGAGGAAGCCCCAGAGCAGGATGCCGAGCCGGGAAAGGTTCTGCACGAGACGCGAAAGGGCGAGCTCGCGGCATTGGGCGAGATCCCATTTGGGCGCTATTACGGCACGGTGGACGCCACGCCGCTCTTCGTGGTGCTCGCCGGTGCCTACCATCGGCGAACGGGCGATCTGGAGTTTCTACGGGGCCTCTGGCCAAACGTGGAGCGGGCGCTGGCCTGGATCGAGGAATACGGTGACCTCGACGGCGACGGGTTCGTCGAGTACCAACGAAAGAGCGCCAAGGGCCTTGCCCAGCAAGGTTGGAAGGACTCGGAGGACTCCGTCTTTCATCAAGACGGCAGCGCGGCGGAAGGCCCCATCGCGCTCGCGGAGGTGCAAGGCTACGTCTACAAGGCAAAGGTGCGCGCCGCCGATCTGGCACACGCCCTTGGGCACACCGCGCGCGCCGTGGCGCTGCGCTCGGAAGCCCTGCAGCTGCGCACGCAATTCGATCACGCATTCTGGTGTGAGGATCTGGGCACGTTCGCGCTCGCGTTGGACGGGGCGAAGCGTCCCTGCCGTGTTCGAACGTCGAACGCAGGGCAGGTGCTTTGGAGCGGCATCGCCCACCCAGAGCACGCCGAACGCGCGGGGAAAACGTTGTTGGAACCGGCCTCATTCTCCGGGTGGGGCGTGCGCACGCTCGCCAAAGGCGAAGCGCGCTACAACCCCATGTCGTACCACAATGGGTCCATTTGGCCGCACGACAACGCGCTCATCGCCATGGGTCTCGCTCGCTATGGATTCAAGGACAAAACGCAACGGCTCCTCGGCGCCCTGTTCGACGCCAGCATGTTCATGGATCTGCACCGCCTGCCCGAGCTCTTTTGCGGCTTCGCACGCCGCCCCAACGAGGGCCCGACGCTCTACCCCGTGGCGTGCTCGCCGCAAGCCTGGGCGAGCGCCAGCGTCTTTTATCTGCTCCAAGCGTGCCTCGGACTGTCCTTCCGGCCGACGCCCAATCCCGATCGCCCTCGATTGTATTTCGACCATCCGCGGCTACCGGCATTTCTCAACCGGGTAGAGATCCGCCGTCTGCGCGTCGGGAACGCGACCGTCGACATCGATCTTCAACGCCACGCCCGCGACGTGGGCGTCAACGTCCTTCGCAAAGACGGCGATGTCGAAGTCTCGGTGACACTCTAG
- a CDS encoding HAMP domain-containing histidine kinase has product MSPFAAIALYPLWAVALAVGLVALRLGRSEGRGLVALCLSLAFWVTGLILLKTPQMEMVAERVLPFGMLLAGTYLHAGADVAGIRAPRILAVAYGYGIAVVLLGVLWPRLLYGPGAHGPGVLFLPLAAVSAAGATANIAWLAHLAAKAPAPRTRPIALVLGCATGTLGGGGVIGLRVLSLGDVDAAAPLLLVSVALAAYAVLRGEHGRARELVVQGAVYAVVTAALSALGLTVFYLALPHLAPERSHSVIWLIFVVFFAALPLEPLRNLIVEAIGRRLFRRPINIPELAEQVETSETRAEHAERLAEIGRLTSAVAHEIRNPLGVIAAQAKLLERGGASPALVASVRAQVDRAKRFLDDLLRYGKPRPLEVRDFDARAALHLAISHVRQAFPEAPPPIDVHAADAAASLEADRHAFMDVVTALVQNAAIAVSGRDGGKVTVSLEREPDVVRIVVRDNGPGVPQSLEERLFQPFVTGRGRDERHPGTGLGLAIAARWVERHGGTLVHQRPADGGACFVVTWPPSPR; this is encoded by the coding sequence GTGAGTCCGTTTGCTGCGATCGCGCTCTACCCGCTCTGGGCCGTCGCACTCGCAGTGGGCCTGGTCGCACTTCGCCTCGGGCGCAGTGAGGGGCGCGGCCTCGTGGCGCTTTGCTTGTCGCTCGCGTTCTGGGTCACCGGCCTGATTCTCTTGAAGACGCCCCAAATGGAAATGGTCGCCGAACGCGTGCTTCCCTTCGGGATGTTGCTCGCCGGCACCTACCTCCACGCCGGCGCCGACGTCGCCGGCATTCGTGCACCGCGCATTCTCGCCGTGGCCTACGGCTACGGCATCGCCGTCGTGCTCCTCGGCGTCCTCTGGCCACGCCTTCTCTATGGGCCGGGCGCGCATGGCCCCGGAGTCCTCTTTCTTCCCCTCGCCGCGGTTTCCGCGGCCGGAGCCACGGCCAACATCGCCTGGCTCGCGCACCTCGCCGCCAAAGCCCCAGCCCCGCGCACGCGGCCCATCGCGCTGGTCCTGGGCTGCGCCACCGGTACGCTCGGCGGTGGCGGGGTCATCGGACTTCGCGTCCTTTCCCTGGGCGACGTCGATGCGGCCGCCCCCTTGCTCCTCGTCTCCGTCGCACTGGCTGCCTATGCCGTTCTGCGCGGCGAACACGGTCGCGCGCGCGAGCTCGTCGTGCAAGGCGCCGTCTACGCCGTCGTCACCGCGGCGCTATCGGCCTTGGGATTGACCGTGTTTTACCTCGCACTCCCGCACTTGGCGCCGGAACGAAGCCATTCGGTCATCTGGCTCATTTTCGTCGTCTTCTTCGCTGCACTGCCCCTCGAGCCTCTCCGAAATTTGATCGTAGAGGCCATTGGCCGAAGATTGTTCCGTCGCCCCATCAACATCCCCGAGCTCGCAGAGCAAGTGGAAACGAGCGAAACGCGCGCGGAGCACGCCGAGCGCCTCGCCGAGATCGGCCGCCTCACCAGCGCCGTGGCCCACGAGATCCGCAATCCACTCGGCGTCATCGCCGCGCAGGCCAAACTGCTCGAGCGCGGCGGCGCATCGCCGGCCCTGGTGGCCAGCGTGCGCGCGCAGGTCGATCGCGCCAAGCGCTTCCTCGACGATCTCCTCCGCTACGGAAAGCCGCGCCCGCTCGAGGTGCGCGACTTCGATGCACGTGCCGCACTGCATCTCGCCATCTCCCATGTGCGCCAGGCCTTTCCCGAGGCCCCTCCGCCCATCGACGTGCACGCAGCTGACGCCGCGGCGTCGCTCGAGGCGGACCGCCATGCGTTCATGGACGTCGTCACGGCACTCGTCCAAAACGCCGCCATTGCGGTCTCCGGTCGAGACGGTGGCAAAGTCACGGTAAGCCTCGAACGCGAGCCCGATGTCGTTCGCATCGTCGTCCGCGACAATGGCCCCGGCGTCCCGCAATCTCTGGAAGAGCGCCTCTTTCAGCCCTTCGTCACGGGCCGGGGGCGCGACGAGCGGCATCCTGGTACGGGCCTCGGCCTGGCCATCGCCGCACGCTGGGTCGAACGCCACGGAGGCACGCTCGTTCATCAGCGCCCGGCTGACGGTGGCGCGTGTTTCGTCGTCACCTGGCCGCCCAGCCCGCGGTAA
- a CDS encoding glycosyltransferase family 4 protein yields MKVAIVSPLIESVPPKLYGGTERVVSYLCEELVRQGHDVTLFASGDSITRAQLRPMVERSLRLDRSCHNPNSHHVVMVDRIVEAASEFDILHFHLDYCHFPLVRRLGLPSVTTMHGRLDLPEFVHTYSYFHDVPLVSISDAQRAPIPHNHWVATIHHGLPRDLYLFQPDGGSYLAFIGRISPEKRPDRAIAIARRAKMPLKIAAKVDAVDREYFEAQIRPLITGADVEFIGEIDDVAKRDFIGNARAVLFPIDWPEPFGLVMIEAMACGTPVIAWRCGSVPEIMVDGETGYVVQSEDEAVEAVARVHELDRRRCRDVFEQRYTVERMARNYVDVYARQAGSDERLRVA; encoded by the coding sequence TTGAAAGTTGCCATCGTCTCTCCACTCATCGAAAGCGTGCCACCAAAATTATACGGAGGAACCGAACGGGTCGTCTCGTACCTTTGTGAAGAACTGGTTCGACAAGGGCACGACGTCACCCTCTTCGCCTCGGGCGATTCCATCACACGTGCACAGCTACGGCCGATGGTGGAGCGAAGTCTTCGCCTCGATCGATCGTGCCACAACCCCAATTCGCACCACGTCGTCATGGTAGATCGGATCGTCGAGGCGGCGTCCGAGTTCGACATTCTCCATTTCCATCTCGACTATTGCCATTTTCCATTGGTGCGCCGGCTCGGCCTTCCCAGCGTCACCACCATGCACGGGCGGCTCGACTTGCCCGAATTCGTTCACACCTATTCGTACTTTCACGACGTGCCGCTCGTCTCCATTTCCGATGCCCAGCGCGCCCCCATTCCCCACAACCATTGGGTCGCCACTATCCATCATGGCCTGCCGCGCGATCTCTACCTCTTCCAACCCGATGGCGGCTCGTACCTCGCGTTCATCGGGCGCATCTCGCCGGAGAAACGTCCCGATCGGGCGATTGCCATCGCGCGTCGTGCAAAAATGCCACTCAAGATTGCCGCAAAGGTCGATGCCGTCGATAGGGAGTATTTCGAAGCCCAGATTCGGCCTTTGATCACCGGAGCCGACGTGGAATTCATTGGTGAGATCGATGATGTCGCAAAACGCGACTTCATCGGCAATGCCCGAGCGGTCCTGTTTCCCATCGATTGGCCGGAGCCGTTCGGCCTCGTGATGATCGAGGCCATGGCATGTGGAACGCCGGTCATCGCGTGGCGATGTGGCTCGGTGCCCGAGATCATGGTCGACGGTGAGACCGGCTACGTGGTGCAAAGCGAGGACGAGGCCGTGGAGGCCGTGGCGCGTGTTCACGAGCTCGACCGGCGCCGCTGCCGCGACGTCTTCGAGCAACGCTACACCGTGGAACGGATGGCTCGCAATTACGTGGACGTGTATGCCCGCCAGGCAGGGTCGGATGAGCGACTTCGCGTGGCATGA
- a CDS encoding MFS transporter: MEAAVHARATRNTKAMNRWGALGLLMALAFLNYMDRHLVFPLQGLIGKEFHIDTGKLGALTTGFTIVYAASAPLIGALSDRFSRKTILLTALLGWSVVTMMSGTATGFASLLVWRALTGLGEGGYFPTAVSLIGDLFGPNQRGKAIALHGVCTTLGGSAGYAMGGFLGEHFGWRMPFFLSVLPGVVLAGVLARYFREPVRGTTGPSKSESREKPRAYWRIVTSPPVLLIALAACAAMYSMNGLNTFLPLYLVEARHVSVSSAGVLTGAFFACTLFGQLAGGTVSDALAGRLRGARPLLVGFAYFGVMPAAFAIVHIDAVFVALACYGLTQFGRGWAEPNLYGTIIDSVPAHERGTAQGFLLLMTFTGASLSPWVAGMIIKQSGYVPVVHMLATSAGVAALLAFALVVYVRRKRITD, encoded by the coding sequence ATGGAAGCTGCCGTCCACGCCCGCGCGACGCGAAACACGAAAGCGATGAATCGGTGGGGGGCCCTGGGCCTTCTCATGGCGCTGGCCTTTTTGAATTACATGGACCGGCACCTGGTGTTCCCACTGCAAGGGCTCATCGGGAAAGAGTTCCACATCGACACGGGAAAGCTGGGCGCGCTGACCACGGGCTTCACCATCGTGTACGCGGCGTCGGCGCCGCTCATCGGTGCGCTGTCGGACAGGTTTTCGCGCAAGACGATTCTGCTGACGGCCTTGCTCGGGTGGAGCGTGGTCACCATGATGAGCGGCACCGCCACCGGCTTCGCCTCGTTGCTGGTCTGGCGTGCACTCACCGGCCTGGGCGAGGGCGGCTATTTTCCCACGGCGGTCTCCCTCATCGGGGACCTGTTCGGGCCCAATCAGCGCGGCAAGGCCATCGCGCTCCACGGGGTCTGCACGACCTTGGGCGGCTCCGCCGGGTATGCCATGGGCGGCTTTTTGGGCGAGCATTTCGGCTGGCGAATGCCGTTCTTCCTCTCCGTCCTCCCCGGCGTCGTCCTCGCCGGCGTGCTCGCACGTTATTTCCGAGAACCCGTGCGAGGCACGACCGGGCCATCGAAATCCGAATCACGGGAAAAGCCACGCGCCTATTGGCGCATCGTCACCTCGCCGCCGGTGCTGCTCATTGCGCTGGCCGCGTGCGCGGCCATGTATTCGATGAATGGGCTCAACACGTTTCTTCCGCTGTACTTGGTCGAAGCGCGGCACGTCTCGGTATCGTCCGCGGGTGTCCTCACGGGCGCGTTCTTCGCCTGCACCTTGTTCGGGCAGCTCGCCGGCGGCACCGTCTCCGACGCACTCGCAGGCCGCCTCCGCGGCGCCCGCCCGCTGCTCGTGGGCTTCGCCTATTTCGGCGTCATGCCCGCGGCCTTCGCCATCGTGCACATCGACGCCGTGTTCGTCGCCCTCGCCTGCTACGGATTGACTCAATTCGGCCGAGGCTGGGCGGAGCCCAATCTGTACGGCACGATCATCGACAGCGTTCCCGCACACGAACGCGGCACCGCGCAAGGCTTCCTCCTGCTCATGACCTTCACCGGCGCCTCGCTCTCGCCATGGGTCGCCGGCATGATTATCAAGCAAAGCGGCTACGTCCCCGTGGTGCACATGCTCGCCACCTCCGCAGGCGTCGCTGCCTTGTTGGCATTTGCGCTGGTGGTGTACGTGCGGCGCAAGCGCATTACCGACTAA
- a CDS encoding SRPBCC family protein encodes MLTACIVLAIMGAVGAFDMAYFHTYKAQLGKRPESRIEAWVHVVRSFVYAAQFALVPNVRLGGTYYFALVGLFVLDVAVAALDVAIEPASRRSQGGLPAGEYAAHVFLSVLAGVLLHAVFSASAGWHTLPTAIVLEPHAPAALRIVLGVMAAASLIVAVVGLLGLVEASLPKPRPIHVSVKLRASAQTVWDITQDHVEHPNWDHRFSRIIMLSDTIRTGTDMIYEKTICGITIRGWGRYKLHRPVKQSTFEFGSNDVRSLIRHGVGLWLYRPRPGGLLEFSTAYTYDVRWGLFGRLVDRLVVRPFFQRETERSFQRLAARHFPESA; translated from the coding sequence ATGCTCACCGCATGCATCGTTCTCGCGATCATGGGCGCCGTCGGTGCCTTCGACATGGCCTATTTTCATACGTACAAAGCACAACTCGGCAAACGCCCCGAGTCACGTATCGAGGCATGGGTGCACGTGGTGCGCAGCTTCGTGTACGCCGCGCAGTTCGCCCTCGTTCCCAATGTTCGACTCGGCGGCACGTACTACTTCGCACTCGTCGGCCTTTTCGTCCTGGACGTCGCCGTCGCCGCCCTCGACGTGGCCATCGAACCGGCCTCGCGCCGTTCGCAGGGAGGTCTCCCCGCCGGCGAATACGCCGCACACGTCTTTCTCAGCGTCCTCGCCGGTGTCCTGCTCCATGCCGTCTTCTCCGCGTCCGCCGGCTGGCACACCCTGCCCACGGCCATCGTCCTCGAGCCACATGCGCCCGCGGCACTGCGCATCGTGCTGGGCGTCATGGCCGCAGCCTCTCTCATCGTGGCCGTGGTGGGGCTCCTCGGGCTCGTCGAAGCGAGCCTGCCCAAACCACGCCCCATTCATGTCTCGGTGAAACTGCGCGCCTCCGCGCAGACCGTTTGGGACATCACCCAAGACCACGTGGAGCATCCCAATTGGGATCATCGTTTTAGCCGCATCATCATGTTATCGGATACCATTCGTACCGGAACGGACATGATTTACGAAAAGACGATATGCGGCATCACCATCCGCGGGTGGGGCCGTTACAAGCTGCACCGGCCGGTGAAGCAATCGACCTTCGAATTCGGCTCCAACGACGTCCGTTCCCTCATCCGACACGGCGTGGGCCTCTGGCTCTATCGGCCGCGGCCGGGCGGGCTTCTCGAGTTTTCCACCGCGTACACGTACGACGTGCGCTGGGGGCTCTTCGGCCGCCTCGTCGATCGGCTCGTCGTTCGGCCGTTCTTCCAGCGGGAGACAGAGCGGAGCTTTCAGCGGCTCGCCGCACGTCATTTTCCGGAGAGCGCGTGA
- a CDS encoding NPCBM/NEW2 domain-containing protein: MSVRTQLVVIATALPCVLGVVDVAVSSDAAAAPRAENGLARTPQMGFNNWNATHCRADFNEAMVKGIADLFVSEGLKDAGYQYVNLDDCWALPNRDATGNLVPDPVRFPNGIKAVADYVHGKGLKFGIYSSAGSKTCDRNGFPGGLGHEQQDANLWASWGVDYLKYDNCNNQGVDAVQRYTTMGNALKATGRPILYSLCEWGENKPWTWAKDIGNSWRTTGDITDRYSSMLSLFKKNVVLDAYAGPGHWNDPDMLEVGNGGMTDTEYRSHFALWAIMAAPLLVGSDLRTATPATLEILTNKDIIEVDQDALGVQGKEIRQAGGFHVIVKPLSNGDRAVALFNETDAPATISTSAAEIGLAHEVAYKIRDLWSHSTKETAGAITASVAAHGTAIFRIGRDPHWAQYPPAVDLGIAAPATSPGLPLLVAPGSRATVTTTATNDGFVPAVLPQVTLSAPAGWRVQAQSSSRDRVISSNEALATTWSVAVPSNAAPGNYPLDATVSYFPGQGRATVVKSHIDVTVPELLPRGTSYLGDDPWLRADNGWGPVERNTSVGEDHAGDGHPLVVNGVTYAKGLGVHAQSSVVYYVGGTCSKVRALVGLDDEKTGAGSVAFEIWADGTKVADSGLIVRGTPTKTLEADVSRATVLRLVVTDGGDGITNDHADWADAQVVCP; this comes from the coding sequence ATGTCGGTCCGAACGCAACTCGTCGTCATCGCGACTGCATTGCCATGTGTGCTCGGTGTGGTCGACGTCGCCGTCAGCAGCGACGCCGCCGCGGCACCGCGCGCGGAAAATGGATTGGCGCGAACCCCGCAAATGGGCTTCAACAATTGGAATGCCACGCACTGTCGCGCGGACTTCAACGAAGCCATGGTCAAGGGCATTGCCGATTTGTTCGTCTCCGAAGGGCTGAAGGACGCCGGTTATCAATACGTGAATCTGGACGACTGTTGGGCACTTCCCAACCGAGATGCCACCGGTAACCTCGTGCCCGATCCGGTGCGGTTTCCCAACGGCATCAAGGCCGTGGCCGACTACGTACACGGGAAGGGACTCAAATTCGGTATTTACTCCAGCGCAGGCAGCAAGACATGCGACCGCAACGGCTTTCCCGGCGGCCTCGGTCACGAGCAGCAGGATGCCAATCTGTGGGCCTCGTGGGGTGTCGACTATTTGAAATACGACAATTGCAACAACCAGGGCGTGGATGCCGTGCAGCGGTACACGACCATGGGCAATGCCTTGAAGGCCACCGGCCGGCCGATTCTCTATAGCCTCTGCGAGTGGGGCGAGAACAAACCGTGGACCTGGGCGAAGGACATCGGCAATTCCTGGCGCACCACCGGGGACATTACCGATCGGTATTCGAGTATGCTGTCCCTGTTCAAGAAGAACGTGGTGCTCGATGCCTACGCGGGGCCGGGGCATTGGAACGATCCGGACATGCTCGAGGTGGGCAATGGCGGAATGACTGATACGGAGTACCGCAGCCATTTCGCCCTTTGGGCCATCATGGCGGCGCCGTTGCTCGTGGGCTCGGATCTGCGCACGGCCACGCCGGCTACCTTAGAGATTCTGACCAACAAGGACATCATCGAGGTGGATCAAGATGCGCTGGGTGTCCAGGGCAAGGAGATCCGGCAGGCTGGCGGATTTCACGTCATCGTGAAGCCGCTGTCCAATGGGGATCGCGCGGTGGCCTTGTTCAACGAGACCGATGCGCCGGCAACGATTTCGACCAGCGCCGCGGAGATCGGGCTCGCCCACGAGGTGGCGTACAAGATTCGCGATTTGTGGTCGCACTCCACGAAGGAAACAGCCGGGGCCATCACGGCCAGCGTTGCGGCGCACGGGACGGCCATATTTCGCATCGGACGCGATCCGCACTGGGCGCAGTATCCACCGGCGGTGGACTTGGGCATCGCAGCTCCCGCGACATCGCCAGGGCTTCCGCTCTTGGTCGCGCCGGGGAGCCGGGCCACGGTGACGACCACCGCCACCAACGACGGATTCGTGCCCGCGGTGCTGCCCCAGGTGACGCTCTCCGCGCCCGCGGGGTGGCGTGTGCAGGCCCAATCGTCGAGTCGTGATCGTGTGATTTCGAGCAACGAGGCATTGGCCACCACGTGGTCCGTGGCGGTGCCTTCGAATGCGGCGCCGGGCAATTATCCTTTGGATGCGACGGTCAGCTATTTCCCAGGGCAGGGAAGGGCGACGGTGGTCAAGAGCCACATCGACGTGACGGTGCCGGAGCTGCTTCCGCGCGGGACGAGCTACCTGGGCGACGATCCATGGCTTCGTGCCGACAATGGGTGGGGGCCGGTGGAGCGCAACACCAGCGTGGGGGAGGACCACGCGGGCGATGGGCATCCCCTCGTCGTCAACGGCGTTACCTATGCCAAAGGGCTCGGCGTGCACGCGCAGAGCTCCGTGGTCTATTACGTGGGCGGCACGTGCTCGAAGGTGCGGGCGCTCGTGGGGCTCGACGATGAAAAGACGGGCGCCGGATCCGTCGCCTTCGAAATCTGGGCGGACGGCACGAAGGTGGCCGACAGTGGCCTCATCGTGCGCGGCACGCCGACGAAGACGCTGGAGGCCGACGTTTCGCGCGCGACCGTGCTGCGGCTGGTCGTGACCGACGGCGGCGATGGCATCACCAACGATCACGCCGATTGGGCGGATGCGCAGGTGGTCTGCCCGTAA
- a CDS encoding fatty acid desaturase: MKPIERRDIALHIFRIAVAMVALGGASRSLGMALVGSLALFFAAFSLTHDLAHGALGLPRRVNEVALCVSGLLMLMSGHAMRIMHLRHHARRADDIEGTGAHLTAWRALFVGPRNALALRRGAFRIAHGLPLRWQIGETSMNVAAVVLAMGTGSRVLLVHVAVATVLQCTLSFWGAYLPHNVPSWLVALARPFAFTHSPTILNLICHDVHHEYPKIPCQQLVSR; encoded by the coding sequence ATGAAGCCCATCGAACGTCGCGATATCGCTCTTCACATCTTCCGTATTGCGGTGGCCATGGTCGCTCTCGGGGGCGCCTCGAGGTCGCTGGGGATGGCGCTCGTTGGATCGCTGGCGCTCTTCTTTGCCGCCTTTTCCCTCACGCACGATCTGGCGCACGGCGCGCTGGGCTTGCCCCGTCGGGTCAATGAGGTTGCCCTTTGCGTGTCGGGGTTGCTCATGCTCATGAGCGGTCATGCGATGCGCATCATGCATTTGCGCCATCACGCCCGCCGGGCGGACGACATCGAGGGCACCGGCGCGCACCTTACCGCGTGGCGCGCGTTGTTCGTGGGCCCTCGCAATGCGCTCGCTCTGCGCCGTGGTGCGTTTCGCATCGCGCACGGCTTGCCGCTGCGATGGCAGATCGGCGAGACCTCGATGAACGTGGCCGCTGTGGTTCTGGCCATGGGCACGGGGTCACGCGTGCTTCTGGTGCACGTCGCGGTGGCGACCGTGCTTCAGTGCACGCTCAGCTTCTGGGGCGCGTATCTACCGCACAACGTTCCCTCGTGGCTCGTGGCGTTGGCGCGCCCGTTTGCCTTTACGCATTCGCCGACCATCTTGAATCTCATTTGCCACGACGTGCACCACGAGTATCCCAAGATCCCGTGCCAGCAGCTCGTTAGTCGGTAA